From a single Struthio camelus isolate bStrCam1 chromosome 31, bStrCam1.hap1, whole genome shotgun sequence genomic region:
- the LOC138063006 gene encoding olfactory receptor 12D1-like: MDNQTEVRKFILLGLSNLQGLQQFLFMLFLLLYLSSLLGNTAIMVVVICEARLHTPMYFFLCNLSCLDIFYSTVTVPKMLAGLLSGHQGISYPGCLSQLHFFHFLGSSEALLLAVMAYDRYVAICSPLRYTLIMSPRACLLLAAAAWATGFLHALMHTLMTSQLHFCGPNHIHHYFCDIKPLVRLACNSNQINLSLLSIVTGSIGIGPFVFTLFSYLYIFSFLRLKVRSKEGRRKSLSTCISHLTVVALLYVPVIFNYVPPSSRNAPRRDMIATLMYNVVTSVLNPLVYTLRNVEVKRALKRRLFSRELLVQKMFCLAACVE; encoded by the coding sequence ATGGATAACCAGACCGAGGTGAGGAAGTTCATCCTCCTCGGTCTGAGCAATCTTCAAGGGCTGCAGCAATTCCTGTTCATGCTATTCTTACTGCTCTACCTGTCTAGCCTGCTGGGGAATACGGCAATCATGGTTGTGGTGATATGTGAAGCCCGGCTACATACCCCCATGTACTTTTTCCTCTGCAACCTCTCCTGCCTGGATATCTTCTACTCCACAGTTACTGTGCCCAAGATGCTGGCTGGGCTCCTCTCGGGGCACCAGGGTATTTCTTACCCTGGCTGCCTCAGCCAGCTCCACTTCTTCCACTTCCTGGGCAGCAGCGAAGCTTTGCTCCTggctgtcatggcctatgaccgctatgTGGCCATCTGCAGCCCCCTGCGCTACACCCTGATCATGAGCCCGCgggcctgcctgctgctggctgcagccgcTTGGGCTACTGGCTTCCTCCATGCTCTGATGCACACACTCATGACCTCCCAGCTCCATTTCTGTGGCCCCAACCACATCCACCACTACTTCTGCGACATCAAGCCCCTGGTGAGACTGGCCTGCAATAGCAACCAGATCAACCTGAGCCTGCTCAGCATCGTCACGGGGAGTATTGGGATAGGCCCCTTTGTCTTCACGCTCTTTTCTTACCtgtacattttttccttcctccggCTGAAAGTCCGGtccaaggagggaaggaggaaatccTTGTCCACTTGCATCTCCCATCTCACAGTGGTGGCCTTACTCTATGTCCCTGTTATTTTTAACTACGTGCCACCTTCCTCACGGAATGCACCCAGGCGGGACATGATAGCCACCCTTATGTATAATGTTGTCACATCCGTCCTCAATCCTTTGGTCTACACCCTGAGGAACGTGGAGGTGAAACGTGCTCTAAAGAGAAGACTTTTCTCCAGAGAGTTACTAGTACAGAAAATGTTCTGCCTTGCAGCTTGTGTGGAGTAG